In a single window of the Methanofollis ethanolicus genome:
- a CDS encoding PHP-associated domain-containing protein, with amino-acid sequence MHFGDTPLPPLRPEPGEILFRPPTREDLSGPGLFAADLHVHTNHSDAPTRVRDALKFAARQGIGLAITDHNQVSGAREACQAGTAVPVIPGIEVSADDGPHLLLYFAAPSDLRDFYTRHIETKKRDGPFIAIRMSTEEVLDAREGYHSVAVEAHPCGYAFLNRGIQRGRDSTGTFSRLDALEVISGGMARTHNLKAAALARRHGLGQTGGTDAHLLRDIGGVVTCARAGTVEEFLDAIVRRETLVIGEETSVLRKAAMGAAVLPRHLPYALPILRDRGERLLKHARYRLHS; translated from the coding sequence ATGCACTTCGGAGACACCCCCCTACCCCCCCTCAGGCCCGAACCCGGCGAGATCCTCTTCAGACCCCCGACAAGAGAGGACCTCTCAGGCCCCGGCCTCTTCGCGGCCGACCTCCATGTCCACACCAACCACTCGGACGCCCCGACGAGGGTGAGGGACGCCCTGAAATTCGCCGCACGGCAGGGCATCGGGCTTGCGATCACCGACCACAACCAGGTCAGCGGCGCCCGGGAGGCGTGCCAGGCCGGTACCGCCGTCCCTGTCATCCCGGGCATCGAGGTGAGCGCGGACGACGGCCCCCACCTCCTCCTGTACTTCGCCGCACCCTCCGACCTCAGGGACTTCTACACCAGACACATCGAGACGAAGAAGAGAGACGGACCCTTCATCGCCATCAGGATGAGCACCGAGGAGGTCCTGGACGCACGGGAGGGCTACCACTCCGTCGCCGTCGAGGCGCACCCCTGCGGTTATGCCTTCCTGAACCGGGGCATCCAGCGAGGCCGGGACAGTACCGGAACCTTCTCCCGCCTCGACGCCCTCGAAGTGATCTCTGGCGGCATGGCCCGCACCCACAACCTGAAGGCCGCGGCCCTGGCCAGGCGGCACGGCCTCGGGCAGACAGGCGGGACAGACGCCCACCTCCTCCGCGATATCGGGGGCGTCGTCACCTGTGCCCGGGCCGGAACGGTGGAGGAGTTCCTGGACGCGATTGTGCGCCGCGAAACGCTGGTTATCGGGGAGGAGACGAGCGTCCTCCGGAAGGCGGCGATGGGGGCGGCCGTCCTCCCCCGCCACCTCCCGTACGCCCTGCCCATCCTGCGGGACCGGGGAGAACGCCTGCTGAAGCACGCCCGGTACAGGCTGCACTCCTGA